A genomic segment from Corylus avellana chromosome ca5, CavTom2PMs-1.0 encodes:
- the LOC132181149 gene encoding uncharacterized protein LOC132181149 yields the protein MKVKVISRSTDEFTRERSKDLQRVFRNYDPNLRPQEKAVEYVRALNSAKLDKIFARPFLGAMDGHMDAVSCMAKNPNHLRGIFSGSMDGDIRLWDIASRRTVCQFLGHRGAVRGLTASTDGRILVSCGTDCTVRLWNVPIATLKESDDSSNNSVKPLDVYVWKNAFWAVDHQWDGGYFATAGAQVDIWNQNRSQPVRSFEWGSDTVISVRFNPGEPNLLATSGSDRSITLYDLRMSSPTRKLIMQTKTNSISWNPMEPMNFTAANEDCNCYSYDARKLDEARMVHKDHVSAVMDIDYSPTGREFVTGSYDRTVRIFQYNGGHSREIYHTQRMQRVFCVKFSCDASYLISGSDDTNLRLWKAKASEQLGVLLPREKKKHEYNEALKNRYKHLPEVKRILRHRHLPLPIYKAAALRRTMIDAARKKDERRKAHSAPGSISTHPLRKKRIIKEVE from the exons ATGAAGGTCAAAGTAATTTCACGCTCCACCGACGAATTCACTCGAGAACGAAGCAAAGATCTCCAG AGGGTGTTCCGGAACTATGACCCGAACCTTCGGCCCCAAGAAAAGGCGGTGGAGTACGTGCGAGCTCTTAACTCCGCCAAATTAGACAAG ATTTTTGCAAGGCCGTTTCTCGGAGCAATGGATGGGCATATGGATGCGGTTTCGTGTATGGCAAAGAACCCGAATCATTTGAGAGGAATATTTTCTGGTTCAATGGATGGAG ATATTCGGCTATGGGATATTGCTTCCAG GCGAACAGTTTGTCAGTTTCTTGGTCACCGAGGTGCTGTACGAGGTCTGACAGCATCTACAGATGGACGTATCCTTGTATCATGTGGCACTGATTGCAC CGTCAGGCTTTGGAATGTTCCTATTGCTACTCTTAAGGAGTCAGATGACTCATCTAATAATTCTGTGAAG CCACTGGACGTTTATGTTTGGAAGAATGCATTTTG GGCTGTTGACCACCAATGGGATGGTGGCTACTTTGCCACAGCTGGTGCACAAGTGGATATATGGAATCAAAATAG GTCTCAACCTGTAAGGAGTTTTGAATGGGGATCAGACACTGTCATATCTGTGCGATTCAATCCTGGAGAACCAAACCTCTTGGCAACGTCAGGCAG TGACCGGAGCATAACACTATATGATTTGCGCATGTCATCCCCAACAAGGAAACTGATTATGCAG ACAAAAACCAATTCTATTTCTTGGAACCCAATGGAGCCAATGAACTTCACAGCT GCTAATGAGGACTGCAACTGCTATAGTTATGATGCCAGAAAGCTTGATGAAGCCAGAATGGTACACAAAGATCATGTTTCTGCAGT GATGGACATTGATTACTCTCCAACTGGTCGAGAATTTGTTACTGGATCGTATGATAGAACA GTGAGAATATTCCAGTATAATGGTGGTCACAGCCGTGAAATCTATCACACACAGAGAATGCAAAG GGTATTCTGCGTCAAGTTTAGCTGTGATGCAAGTTACCTTATTTCCGGGAGTGACGACACCAACCTTAGGCTTTGGAAAGCTAAAGCATCAGAACAATTGGGAGTA CTTCTCccaagggaaaagaaaaagcacgAGTATAATGAGGCTCTCAAGAATCGCTACAAACACCTCCCAGAGGTCAAACGTATTTTGAG GCATAGACACCTACCATTACCAATATACAAGGCTGCTGCTCTCCGACGCACCATGATTGATGCTGCAAGGAAGAAAGATGAGAGAAGGAAAGCTCACAGCGCCCCGGGAAGCATTTCAACACATCCGTTGCGTAAAAAACGAATCATCAAAGAAGTTGAGTGA